In the Salvia miltiorrhiza cultivar Shanhuang (shh) chromosome 8, IMPLAD_Smil_shh, whole genome shotgun sequence genome, ATACCTTGACATATTCAAGATCTTCCTTCAGTTTAGACAGTTGTTCAGAAATATCTGCTTCCTGAGCCTGACCAGTGGAAGCACGCTGCTGTTTCTCCAACCGCCTTATCCTTCTTTCGATCTTTCTTCTCTCTGGCCATGAAAGATTGGAATTAGTAAGCACTTCcaacaatttttaaaattgtacAAAGAACACAAAGGCATTGAACTAAAGAGCATACTGAAATTTCCTCATGGGTATACTCACCAAAGAATTTGATCCTTCTATACCGCAAGAATATTTTACGCTCCAGAGCCAGACGATTTTGAATATCCTGTTGTCTCTTGAGTTCCTCCAACTTCTTCTCTTGAGCTTCCTTTATTTCAAGAGGCAGATCCTGTGCATTACAATATAATTGATCATCTACACGTTTCATTTAAATAAAGCAAATTCAAAAGAGTTTATTAGCTTAGCACCCACACctccaccaaaaaaaaaagcatacGGGAAAATCCAATTCAAGGGGGGAAAAAGCTTCTTGAGTTTCACAGGTATACCAGCCTCTTTCATGTCTAAAACAAAGggaaaatggaaataaattcttTATCTAAAAGCTTCTCTTCTAATTTCACCAAGTTTCTAGCATCCGAAAACAGTAATGCTTAACCTAAAACAACCCTAATCTCCATTCCCTTTGCAATAACTAACTTTTCGAGTAATACTAAacagaaattgatttcaataaGCCGATACCTATTACCAAAACAAGGGTTAGCCAAATTAAACGCAAACTTTCACCACATAGCCTTGCCAGCAAAATTGCACATGAAGTCCTACATGGACACAAACACACATACACGAGGAAAATCGTGAAATTGGAATGGGAAAGTGCAAGGAAATACTTTGCGAAGCATGCGTTCAATGGAGCGGATTTGGTTCTTGAAAGTGACGGATTTGGGCTTGGTGGCCTTGGACTTCTTGTCAATTGCTAAGGCCTTGGGGCGGCGCTGGCCGGCGGGCTTCTTCCTCTCGATGGCGGCGCCACTGCGCTTCCCGTAGCCGCCGTGCCCCATCTGCGATAACTAATACCTTTCCTCACACAATCTTTGGTATTTATGCACAGAccatacgacgtcgttttggcgACTTATCTCCGGTGACTTTCCAAGCTTTCAACTTTGTCAGTGAAAATTAGTTTTGCACAAGCATACTAGAGCTGCAAAATCGACTCAACCCGACGGCTCGACCCGGCCCGGCCGTGTTTAGGGCTGAACTGGGCTGTATAAAATGTAGGCCCAAAAAAACTCAGGCCTAAAAAGCTCATCCAATCAGCCCGTTGGACTAATCGGGCCCAAGGTTAAAAAGcgggtaattctattcatagccacCATTCTTCTCTCAaaacaataagaataattaaGGATGATCCATTCCTGCGTAATCATGATGATCAGGATTTGATGGCTGCTAAATAGAGGTGAGAGCTTCTGGAAACAATATGATGTTTGAAGGGGTTGTGCAGTTTGCACTGAAGGTGATCATGGACAGAGGCTTTGACAAtgataatatttctttttttgtttcacTGGATTTGGTTGCTTATTCTAATAATAAATTCTCGTTTCAATTTTGCTTTTAGAATTCAATGGAGCGAGGCTACATATTCTGTAGCCATATTATTTGAGAGGCTTTCGACTGTGCTACTCAAAATCGCGAGttgtttgtatatatatttttgatgaTTCAATTGTATATATTTCAGTCTTTAGGAATTTTCCTAAACATTTCTCTcttttaattagtttgattttaGTTGCGTGTCTCCACTACGAGGTGGGACTGGTTTCGTTGAGGCTGGTTTCTCAAAAGCAAAGAACAATTATTTATTACGTGATTAATTTGTTTGGTGTTATAaggttaaaatagtaattttcttattatttttgtaaggGGCTATACTGAGTAAAATAGGGGCTATGTATAGAATCACCCTTAAAAAGCTTGTGGTTTTCTGGCTAAAAAGTCCGCTCgattcatttttaaattttaattttattattctaattttattttagtattctattttattttgttttgaaaGTTGAAACCCTAAACAAGCTCTGCAGGAACTTCCATTTATATAAAAGTATTACTAGAAAGGGTTACAGATGCCCAGAGTACATGAAAAATGGGTTATTGATGGTTAACAGAAAGCTTATTTTAAGTAAATGCATCAACAAGTATCATAACATTGATGCCTGAAACAAGACATTAATATAGCTTAGGCAGACATTTGACATACTGGAAGCAGTAGATCTTTTAGGCAGTCATagttattttctataaaataaaaaagaatatcaTATTTGCCTCATTTAAATTAAGCATCACCGAtaacaaattttatatttttattttgtttataattattatttaaatttatttgaatttatttaattttttgtaaaaataaaaatagatttttttgaaaaaaaaaatcaatgggTGTGTTTGGCCCGATTGTCCGATAGCCCAATTGAGGTTGGGCTGGATCTGAAAATTGGCAGCCTGATCGAATTCGGGCCGGCCTGGTCAATCTCATAAGCTCGTCGGTCCGACCCGCCCGTTTTGCCAGCTCTACTGCATACACTACTCAGCTCTcaaacttttgattttttttagggttaatagtgttttatgtcccgaactttcaacgTTTCCACAAAATATCCTGAATTTTTATTCTCCTGAAAAATcccgaactttcaatttttttcataaaatgtctcTCTATTCGTAATTCGGTGACAAAATGATGAATTATCTCgccgaaagaaatattttggggacTGTCATTGTTAGAAAACTATATTAGGAACCACCATTGTTGGAAAACGCTAAAAGTtcggagttttttttttatcattttttcgtcatcaaattttgtatagcgggatattttgtagaaaaaataaaaaattcgaggttttttagaagaaaatgaaaatttgggATATAAAAATTAACTTTTGTTTTTTTACCATATTCAGattcaaagggtaaaataggaaATCCTTCAACATAAATACTTAGGGTTCTTGCTTGGAACAatgattataaatttataataataataaccgtTGGGGGTAGTTATGACTCATGGATTGGCGGGGACACCCTCTTCTTCTCACACAAATTTTTGTCACTTTTAATAACGTTTTACTGCATTCAGATTtgtattttcaaaataaattatttctacTAGTCTTTGTGTCAATTtccatactttttttttttttggagaactTATTTTCATACGGACTTTAGTGCAATGCAAACATTTGTATTCATAATAAAGTATTTACATCGTGTCCTTTTTTCCAAGTCTATCTTCTTTTACATTTTTTCAACTTCTTCAACTCAAAAGTCAAaagttatctcaattgattgttaacaatgatggttTTTCATATATTGGCTTCATTCATAAATTGCATCACTACATACCCTATAAGAATTGTTTTTGTTAAAATCCTCATCATATATCCCTTTTGTTGTTTTATTGCTTAAATAGTAATACAACCTTTTGCTTTTGTTTCTTGCCTCCATCAACGCTGTAATTTCGAATCTAAACACTATTAAGGTAACTAGCTAAAATATTCTACTTTAGTAtcgtaaaatatataattgGAAGCTTTAGTCATACATATACAGACTCTGTATATGTTTTATACAgtagtattttcttattttattgacTCAATTGTAAAATTTCAACCATTTTGCAGTTCCAGAAAACACACATAGAAGAgttgaatgccttgttgatcacatcatacataaacataataCAGATAGAAAGTTGACATTGCAAAAGGTGAATTTGAGCGATATAATCAGCAACAAAAGGGGCAGAAGATGAGGCAAGATTATGACCATATGTAGCAACATCTAATATTAGATTTACATACAACAAATATCATGAGTTTGGGAGCACCTATCCAAATTTTCGCTCCTCAGCTACATCAAGCCAAGTGTGGGAGTTGTGAAAGGCACGTGCATAAAGTTTTCTAGAAGGTTCATGAGGGCTCGGCTTTGACATCGGGTGCAGTAGTGGGGTAGATTAGTGATGCAAGTGAAATAGGCATGATGCAGAGTGATTTGGATTGGAGGAATTGCATAGCAGCTCCCACATCATCTTCCATAAGTTTAGCTACCTCGCACTCTGTTTCCTCGCTCGCCCACTTCTCCCATACCGGATGATTTGCTTCATTTTCACAACTCTCACCCTAGGGGTTATCAACTCAAATTAATCCCATATGTGCATTGCCTGCATGCACTATTGTTAACATATGTTTTGTCTACTCACCTCGACGGGCAGCAGGGGAAGGTCAGCAACGAGCTGTGCTGCCGCACCAGCCACACCAAGCCTACTCATGCTCAGAACCTTTGACAATATGAAAACCAAGGCAAAAATTATCCCATTACCAAATGTATTAGTGCACACTTCATAAGTTAAATTGCTACAGAGTTAAGCGACTCTTTTACCTTGACCTGAAGCCTTAGGAACTTCACGTAATCCAGTATCTCATCAAGCATGGCAGCTCTATCTGTCTGCCAAAAGAGACAGGATTAATAAACCATAATTACAACCGCTTCAAAAATGTGCGACAAGCATAACTACTGTTGCAGAATAGACACACCTTGGTGCAGCTGGGAACGATTTCTTGCAATGCCTTGATCCTCTCTGATATTCTTTCTCTACGCAGCTGTATCCAAACACGACCAATTATCAGATTCACTAGCAATACAACAACCAGTTTCTCTTGCTTGTTTTGATAACGGACATACCCTTTCAGCAATACTATGCGGATCTGTTGCTTGCCCCCTTCGTGCCCGCGCCCTTGGCCTAATGGGAGGCGGGTTTGGTGGCGCAGAAACTTCTGGGCCAGACGTAGGATGACCTTGAAAAGCCTGCACAAGTACCAGAGACTCTCGGTTTAGCTTCTAGCACGTACAGAGTGCCGTTTCAGAAGCAGCAACAAGGAGAGAACTGGTGAAAGTAACCCACAGATGCTAGCAAACCAAATGGTTTTCTAGTCCAAGATATATTCCCTCTTCCCCAAAAGGGATGCATACAACCACATACGCGATACACATGAGACTATACGTATGCTAAGACGCGAATAACTGCAGTCTACAACGAATGTTAGAGAATGATGTCTTGAACCTGAGGAACAGGGTGGTGGGTAGCAGGATTCTGTGATTGATCAAAACCAGGATACAAATTGGTCATACTATTCACAGCTACTGCATCCTGCTGAAAAAGGAAACAGATACAATCAAGATTCATACACCAAAAACACCAACAACTTCCCCCACTCACTGATTCAAACAAAAAAGATACGAACTTTCCAAATTGTCACCCAATTTCTTCGATGCTCACATATTCATGACCACCCATCCTGACTAATTTACTAGATTATATCATAACCGACACACAGTCAATCACATATAGGCAGCAAATTTACCTAAGTCAACCgccaaaactgaaaaaaaaaacagtgcGACAAAATAATTCGAGCTTACAGGCTTCGCGGGAAAAGCTGCGGCGTCGCCAACGGCGGCGCGAGAGTTATCCAGGCTGAGGCCCAACGGAAACATGGGAGGCGGCTGGTAGAGCTGCGAAGCACTAGAATTCAACGACGGTGTCTCCGACGAACTACCGGCGGCGGTTCCGGTAAGCCCGGCGTAGGGAGACATCAACAGGATTTGCTCGAAGAAGTCGGCGGCATAGCCCTCAGACGGGTTCGTCGCCATGCCGGAGATTGTGTCGATTGCGTTCAAAATTTGGGGATTAGGTTTTCGAGGTTTGAAGAATTGAAAGGTGCGAGCTTTATGATGAAAATGGCGACAGTGCAATTATATGAATACAATCATACTCGCCCGTTCACCAGTAAAGATGTGCCAAGAGAGTAGTGAATGGAGAAAATGGTCCATACATtaggaaaattaaaataaaaataaaaattaatgagTCAAAAAATAAGCCGCAAGTTAACGAGTAGAGAAAAGAttcataaattatactccatcctccgtccacgaaagaacttcttagacgtccacaaaaaaacttccaacatatttttggactataccccaccatttataattattcttatttttcacttttcacaattctcaatattaattataacacattttcacctctaccttttatccactctcaatacacacAACATCATTTCTTTTAAACATGTGTCACtctctcctaggaagttctttcatggacggagggattactaaaaataaattaaaatatttttttgaacgaattaaaataataaattatgacATCTTTTCGTGGACACAtgaaatactttatttattGGTTCTTGACTTATTAAGAATTACAagagtaatttattatataatcaaataagccaAATgtgcatttatttttattgtaaaatatttattaaaaaataaaaaatatgaaaaaatgagaaaatattattttattcttctttttcttaatCATATGTTTAGCAAGAAATGAAAAGATTAGAAAATGTTAGATAgtaatattttcacacccctacctaggataatattatccaacattagaGAGAAAATATGCGAAAAGAAGCTGTCCAAGAAAATGTTTCACCcgctcttaattttttttattttttatttatcatgataaatatatgtaaataatgaaaaattgataaaaaaaaatatacaatttttttcattttccattGAAGTAAACACACTTTAAAGgtgtttattttatatgattgataacatgattgataaaaatgGGCAATTCCATCCTTTTGATGagatttcttcaattttattttagatatatTATATACACTCTTCGTCCCACGAAACATGACCCAGTTTCTTTTcggtttgtcccacgaagctcgacctgtttctaaaaatgacaaaaaaaatttatcatttattcaccttttcaatttttcacctaccacacttaatacacaaaataccaatatcttaattctcatgccgaaaagaactggatcatgcttcatgggacggagggaatattaaattaaaactcTAGTCATGATCTTTTATTTGATATGTATtgaatgttttattattaactaaaatataatgtttttagaaagaaaaaaaaaagtaaggtaaaaataagaataaaaaagaaataaataaaaatattagaaaacaTTGTCAAATAATGGGAGATGATATATTTAATatcttaataaaaatatagcGGAGTAGTATTATTTTCCATGTATCCTAATCCTACATAAGGATCAAGGACTAGGGGAGTTCATTCATGAAATCAAACACAAAAATATTAaacgccgtctgtgggaatcgaACCCACGACCACATGGTTAAAAGCCATGCGCTCTACCAGCTGAGCTAAGACGGCTTACTGAAAAATCGCTAACTATAATCAAAAtcatattattgttattgtctGTATTAATTAACATAACAGTATTTATTCTCGTGCTCG is a window encoding:
- the LOC131001103 gene encoding transcription factor UNE12-like isoform X3, producing MATNPSEGYAADFFEQILLMSPYAGLTGTAAGSSSETPSLNSSASQLYQPPPMFPLGLSLDNSRAAVGDAAAFPAKPAFQGHPTSGPEVSAPPNPPPIRPRARARRGQATDPHSIAERLRRERISERIKALQEIVPSCTKTDRAAMLDEILDYVKFLRLQVKVLSMSRLGVAGAAAQLVADLPLLPVEGESCENEANHPVWEKWASEETECEVAKLMEDDVGAAMQFLQSKSLCIMPISLASLIYPTTAPDVKAEPS
- the LOC131001103 gene encoding transcription factor UNE12-like isoform X2; translated protein: MATNPSEGYAADFFEQILLMSPYAGLTGTAAGSSSETPSLNSSASQLYQPPPMFPLGLSLDNSRAAVGDAAAFPAKPDAVAVNSMTNLYPGFDQSQNPATHHPVPQAFQGHPTSGPEVSAPPNPPPIRPRARARRGQATDPHSIAERLRRERISERIKALQEIVPSCTKTDRAAMLDEILDYVKFLRLQVKVLSMSRLGVAGAAAQLVADLPLLPVEGESCENEANHPVWEKWASEETECEVAKLMEDDVGAAMQFLQSKSLCIMPISLASLIYPTTAPDVKAEPS
- the LOC131001103 gene encoding transcription factor UNE12-like isoform X1, which translates into the protein MATNPSEGYAADFFEQILLMSPYAGLTGTAAGSSSETPSLNSSASQLYQPPPMFPLGLSLDNSRAAVGDAAAFPAKPQDAVAVNSMTNLYPGFDQSQNPATHHPVPQAFQGHPTSGPEVSAPPNPPPIRPRARARRGQATDPHSIAERLRRERISERIKALQEIVPSCTKTDRAAMLDEILDYVKFLRLQVKVLSMSRLGVAGAAAQLVADLPLLPVEGESCENEANHPVWEKWASEETECEVAKLMEDDVGAAMQFLQSKSLCIMPISLASLIYPTTAPDVKAEPS